From uncultured Desulfobacter sp., the proteins below share one genomic window:
- a CDS encoding transposase, translated as MQVNIKTLIDDTQCYNTVRELRWPEGRQCPYCDSKRIIKRGFDEKEPARQRYECKNCGKRFDDLTGTIFAGHHQPLKVWILCLYFMGLNLSNKQIAKELDLDRTDVQRMTTQLREGVIKKSLK; from the coding sequence ATGCAAGTAAACATAAAGACTCTGATTGATGATACGCAATGTTACAACACTGTTCGGGAGTTGCGCTGGCCGGAAGGACGTCAATGTCCGTATTGTGATTCCAAACGAATAATCAAAAGGGGTTTTGATGAAAAAGAACCTGCCAGACAACGTTATGAATGTAAAAATTGCGGCAAACGGTTTGATGACCTTACAGGCACCATCTTCGCTGGACATCACCAACCCCTCAAGGTATGGATATTGTGTCTGTATTTCATGGGGTTGAACTTGTCCAACAAGCAAATTGCCAAAGAACTGGACCTGGACCGCACTGATGTTCAAAGGATGACCACCCAACTTCGTGAAGGCGTGATAAAAAAAAGCCTCAAGTAA